From Sulfurovum xiamenensis, one genomic window encodes:
- a CDS encoding DUF234 domain-containing protein, protein MEKNPTLLQHFRSFCYQNHATDFEQAVEYFSVFGGMGWRIDFSRSIDELIEEKVLRNYRYIHGDIAHITKSKPIYHSLLSAIASGDRREFSAFKKANVKREEGEEAIDWLIKKDLLIFDRSTEKPLTEADANSDKLLFVQPFMRFWFACISPYYKGIKEGDYSEMKEHWSRIRSEFSNLIYDQLVFEMLKKSFKDAFEGDPIVGIGGYWDKHVEIDILIKRKSGEMIAGITKYAKSKANKSELTKLKEKCVQAQLDVDRFVIFSKNKFSSELKKEKGEKLQLFSLRNLTGLIADLSEKDLLEYTNKKY, encoded by the coding sequence ATGGAGAAAAATCCGACACTACTACAACATTTCCGCTCTTTTTGTTACCAAAACCATGCGACTGACTTTGAACAGGCTGTAGAGTATTTTTCTGTATTTGGCGGTATGGGATGGCGTATTGACTTTTCCAGATCTATTGATGAACTGATAGAAGAAAAAGTGCTTAGAAACTACAGATACATTCATGGTGACATTGCACATATTACAAAGAGTAAACCTATCTATCATTCTCTTTTATCGGCTATAGCATCAGGTGATAGAAGAGAATTCTCTGCTTTTAAAAAAGCGAATGTAAAGAGAGAAGAGGGTGAAGAGGCGATAGACTGGCTGATTAAAAAAGACCTCTTGATCTTTGACAGATCGACAGAAAAGCCCCTGACAGAGGCAGATGCAAACTCGGATAAATTACTCTTTGTACAGCCTTTTATGCGTTTTTGGTTCGCTTGCATCTCTCCTTACTATAAAGGCATCAAAGAGGGTGACTATTCAGAGATGAAAGAACACTGGTCACGTATAAGATCAGAATTTTCAAATCTTATCTATGACCAATTGGTATTTGAAATGCTCAAAAAGAGTTTTAAAGATGCATTTGAGGGTGATCCTATCGTTGGTATCGGCGGGTATTGGGACAAGCATGTTGAGATTGACATCTTGATCAAAAGAAAGTCCGGAGAAATGATTGCAGGTATCACAAAGTACGCTAAGTCAAAAGCCAATAAGAGTGAACTTACAAAGCTTAAAGAAAAATGTGTACAGGCGCAACTGGATGTCGACAGGTTTGTCATCTTCTCTAAAAACAAATTCTCATCTGAACTCAAAAAGGAAAAAGGTGAGAAGTTGCAACTTTTTTCATTGAGAAACCTTACCGGCTTGATAGCTGATCTGAGTGAAAAAGATCTACTTGAATATACCAATAAGAAGTATTAG
- a CDS encoding class I SAM-dependent methyltransferase, with protein MNCHICDKPTASFQHEKTDITYYYCEACQYIFKSPEYYQDLSTQKERYNLHENDENDTGYQAYFQRFIDFILPLVNQPKTALDFGCGRSSLLASLLTKEGIACDYYDPIYHPDTLEEKKKYELIVSTEVFEHLHQPREVFESLLERLEEGGYLAIQTQFHPNDVEAFKKWYYHQDPTHIVFFTAQTFRVLCKKYGVEVIADNGKNMVLMRKALHSQSLQV; from the coding sequence TTGAACTGCCATATTTGCGATAAACCAACAGCGTCATTTCAGCATGAAAAAACGGATATCACCTATTACTATTGTGAGGCTTGTCAGTACATCTTTAAATCACCTGAATACTACCAGGATCTCAGTACCCAAAAAGAACGATACAACCTTCATGAAAATGATGAAAATGATACAGGATACCAGGCGTATTTCCAGCGATTTATCGATTTTATACTTCCTTTAGTGAACCAACCGAAAACAGCGCTTGATTTTGGTTGTGGCAGAAGCTCTTTGCTCGCTTCACTACTTACAAAAGAAGGTATAGCGTGTGACTACTATGACCCTATCTATCATCCCGACACCTTAGAGGAGAAGAAAAAGTATGAGCTGATCGTCTCTACAGAAGTGTTTGAACACTTGCATCAGCCCAGAGAAGTATTTGAGAGTCTCCTGGAACGATTGGAAGAGGGCGGTTACCTGGCCATACAGACACAGTTTCACCCCAATGATGTAGAGGCGTTTAAAAAGTGGTATTACCATCAGGACCCGACACATATTGTCTTCTTTACTGCTCAGACTTTTAGAGTACTATGCAAAAAGTATGGTGTTGAAGTTATCGCTGATAACGGGAAAAATATGGTGTTGATGAGAAAAGCTTTACACTCACAGTCACTGCAAGTGTAA
- a CDS encoding TRAP transporter substrate-binding protein, producing MRRRDFITGTAIGATALALNGCHRAEEKTEGSSVNINRGKKVTLKLATSWPAHFPIMGTGVDSFAKRCAELSGGTLEIKVYAKNILVPALQVFDSTSAAQIDAFHSGVYYWKGKNPAFSIFGGMPLGLTSEEMVTWMKFGGGYELWRELYGKFNLYPLIGGTTGPQMGGWFKKEINSLADLKGLKMRIPGLGGEVMKKLGVNPVLLPAGEIYTSLERGTIDATEWVGPALDSMMGFAKAAPYYYTGWHEPGSILEITFNKARWEKLSSEHQAIITAASEEMSANMLHEFRYQNAKALQNLPDNVEVRTFPKDMMDAAKVALGEVLDAQSAQNEDFKRVLKSYRDFVKLNQPWDDISTKNFLNIRG from the coding sequence ATGAGAAGAAGAGACTTTATCACCGGTACAGCCATAGGTGCTACGGCTTTAGCACTAAACGGATGCCATAGGGCTGAAGAAAAAACAGAAGGCAGTTCTGTGAATATAAACCGGGGGAAAAAAGTAACGCTCAAACTCGCCACTTCCTGGCCTGCACACTTTCCTATCATGGGGACAGGTGTAGACAGTTTTGCCAAACGCTGTGCTGAACTGAGTGGAGGCACACTGGAGATCAAAGTCTATGCCAAGAACATTCTTGTCCCTGCCCTTCAGGTTTTTGACTCTACTTCCGCAGCACAAATTGATGCATTTCATTCCGGTGTCTACTACTGGAAAGGAAAGAATCCTGCATTTTCGATCTTTGGGGGTATGCCTCTGGGGCTCACCAGCGAAGAGATGGTTACATGGATGAAGTTTGGCGGCGGGTATGAACTCTGGCGTGAACTATATGGTAAATTTAACCTCTATCCATTGATAGGAGGTACTACAGGACCCCAAATGGGAGGCTGGTTCAAAAAAGAGATCAACTCTCTTGCGGACCTTAAAGGCCTCAAGATGCGTATCCCCGGTCTGGGCGGCGAAGTGATGAAAAAACTGGGGGTAAACCCTGTACTACTGCCTGCTGGGGAGATCTATACCTCACTTGAACGCGGTACCATCGATGCAACAGAGTGGGTAGGACCTGCGCTTGACAGCATGATGGGCTTTGCCAAAGCAGCACCCTACTACTATACAGGCTGGCATGAACCAGGTTCGATACTGGAGATCACTTTTAACAAAGCCCGATGGGAAAAGCTGAGTAGCGAGCATCAAGCCATTATTACTGCAGCCAGTGAAGAGATGTCAGCAAACATGCTTCATGAATTTAGATACCAAAATGCAAAAGCACTGCAAAACCTTCCAGACAATGTAGAAGTACGAACATTTCCCAAAGATATGATGGATGCAGCCAAAGTAGCACTGGGTGAAGTACTGGATGCCCAAAGTGCCCAAAATGAAGATTTTAAACGTGTATTGAAAAGCTATAGGGATTTTGTCAAACTCAATCAGCCTTGGGATGATATCAGTACCAAGAACTTCTTAAATATCAGAGGGTAA